The Dendropsophus ebraccatus isolate aDenEbr1 chromosome 3, aDenEbr1.pat, whole genome shotgun sequence genome includes a region encoding these proteins:
- the LOC138786725 gene encoding zinc finger protein 268-like, whose translation MTHTGEKPFSCSECGKCFAFKSGLSLHERTHTGEKPFSCSECGKCFTDKSKLTSHKRTHTGEKPFSCSECGKCFAYSSALNLHKRTHTGEKPFSCSECGKCFTEKSKLTLHERTHTGEKPYSCPECGKRFTQKSRFLHHQRIHTGEKPFSCSECGKCFTQKGDFLKHQRIHTGEKPFSCLQCGKCFTCKSKLTLHERTHTGEKPFSCSECGKCFDFKSELVLHERTHTGEKPFSCSECGKCFIRKAQLSFHKRTHTGEKPFSCSECGKCFTEKSKLTLHERNHTGEKSFSCSECGKCFTQKSLLTGHEKTHTGEKPFSCSECEKCFALKSRLTVHEKTHTGEKPFSCSECGKCFISKSTLTVHERTHTGEKPYSCSECGKCFAFKSSLAVHEKTHTGEKLFSCSECGKCFTLKSHLTRHEKTHTGERPFSCSECGKCFFLKSTLTLHEKTHTGEKSFSCSECGKCFTLKSQLIIHEKTHTGEKPYSCSECGKCFVLKSRLSIHKRTHTGEKPFSCSECGKSFTLKSQLSVHERTHTGEKPFSCSECGKCFTAKVQLTVHERCHTGEKPFSCSECGKCFSQRANFYKHQRIHTGEKPFSCSECGKCFTNKSHLMTHQITHTGEKPFSCSECGKCYTRKTRLIIHQKIHSREKPI comes from the coding sequence atgactcacacaggagagaagccattttcatgttcggaatgtggaaaatgttttgctttcaaatcaggGCTCagtttacatgaaagaactcatacgggagagaagccattttcatgttcagaatgtgggaaatgttttactgataaATCAAAGCTTACTTCACATAAAAGAACTCAtacgggggagaagccattttcatgttcagaatgtggaaaatgctttgCTTACTCATCAGCACTCAATTTACATAAAAGAAcccatacgggagagaagccattttcatgttcggaatgtggaaaatgttttactgagaaatcaaaactcactttacatgaaagaacccatacgggagagaagccatattcatgtccagaatgtggaaaacGTTTTACTCAAAAATCAAGGTTTTTAcatcatcaaagaattcacacaggggaaaagccattttcatgttcagaatgtggaaaatgttttactcaaaaaggAGATTTTTtgaaacatcaaagaattcacacaggggaaaagccattttcatgtttacaatgtggaaaatgttttacttgtaaATCAAAGCTTactttacatgaaagaactcatacgggagagaagccattttcatgttcagagtgtgggaaatgttttgatTTTAAATCCGAACTCgttttacatgaaagaactcatacgggagagaagccattttcatgttcagaatgtggaaaatgttttattaggaaagcacagctcagttttcataaaagaactcatacaggagagaagccattttcatgttcagaatgtggaaaatgttttactgagaaatcaaaactcactttacatgaaagaaatcatactggagagaagtcattttcatgttcagaatgtgggaaatgttttactcaaaaatcacTTCTCACTGGACATGaaaaaactcatacaggagagaagccattttcatgttcagagtgtgaaaaatgttttgctttaaaatcaaggctcactgtacatgaaaaaactcatacaggagagaagccattttcatgttcagaatgtggaaaatgttttattagcaAATCAACGCTCactgtacatgaaagaactcatacgggagagaagccatattcatgttcagaatgtggaaaatgttttgcttttaaaTCAAGCCTCGCTGTACATGAAAAAACTCATACAGGGGAAAAgctgttttcatgttcagaatgtggaaaatgttttactttgaaaTCCCACCTTACTAGACATGaaaaaactcatacaggagagaggccattttcatgttcagaatgtggaaaatgtttctttttgaaATCAACACTTACTTTACATGaaaaaactcatacaggagagaagtcattttcatgttcagaatgtggaaaatgttttactttaaaaTCACAGCTTATTATACATGAAaaaactcatacgggagagaagccatattcatgttcagaatgtggaaaatgttttgttttgaaATCAAGGCTCAGTATACAtaaaagaactcatacgggagagaagccattttcatgttcagaatgtggaaaatcttttactttGAAATCACAGCTCAGTGTACATGAAAGAAcccatacgggagagaagccattttcgtgttcagaatgtggaaaatgttttactgccaAAGTACAGCTCACTGTACATGAAAGatgtcatacaggagagaagccattttcatgttcagaatgtgggaaatgttttagtcaAAGAGCTAATTTTtataaacatcaaagaattcacacaggggagaagccattttcatgttcagaatgtggaaaatgttttactaatAAATCACATCTTATGACACATCAaataactcacacaggggagaagccattttcatgttcagaatgtggaaaatgttataCGCGGAAAACTAGGcttattattcaccaaaaaattcaCTCAAGGGAGAAGCCAATTTAA